cagtttctctctttctatatatatatataagttaaAGACAGGAAAATATAGGTCCAGAGTATCTTAATTGATTGACCCAAATCAAAACAACCATGCATAAATGGCCAATACAGGTTCAAAAAGACAGACCACGCCCCCGCACTCTCAGCTGTCTCTGTGGCGCAATTGGTTAGCGCGTTCGGCTGTTAACCGAAAGGTTGGTGGTTCGAGCCCACCCAGGGACGgatgtttttgatattttgtaaCTGCACATAAAGTATAGAGCGAGATTCAGCAATAGCAGTGAAGACAGTGGGTaagtcattcatttatttaacagatcAAATATTAATCCACACTGTACAGCTCTCTTTAGATTTGTATCTAATCACTGTTTTGAGTTTTCCACTCCAGGTCTTATCTTACCTTTACTTGCCAAAGGATTACGCCCACAAATCACTGTGCCTTGTTTAGTTGCTCTTGTTTTTAACTCAGTGTGAtaaaactgcagcttttggatTGAAATAACAAATCTGATGTTGAAAATAATGCCacaaatagacctttttcacagcagccaggTGTTTcaaattatactaattaaggttgtGTTCCATTTATTACAGCAGGGTCTTTCCATgctccacagcagcaccctcaactctgtttgacctgaatggaataaAACCTCAATTAGTATCATTGGCaacatctgtgtttattcagttatttcatgtcaaaatccATTTTTTAGGATCTCATTTTGTAGTTCTTactttttaaatagttttctttttgtaaaggtttaatttctctgcacagatttacatttaaatccagatttatgttataggttcattttaaatgcatgtttaatgtttaacataAATTCAATGTGCCGTTATCATCTGATTGTCACTCACAGTGGCAAAAAGTTTCACAGCCACATCGCTTTAAAATATCcagattaatttaattaatctctcCTTGGTTTTTAAATTGCTGAATGGCCTGATATCTTTTAGACATGCTACACCATCTCTGGAGCTGAGGGACTGCACCTTATTATCTgcatcttatttattttattgttgcagttttttatctttgttattttgttaatttttaacaaattaattcataatttaattagacttttcttaaattttttagctgttttattgttgtagttttatgctttttcattttggttttaattaatacatttattgttattattattattattattattattattgttattattgttgttgttattgttattattattatttttactgttattataatcaattttattttgattattggtgttgttgttatttttattgttgttattgttattattaataaacttAACATGGTTGTGATAAATCATGCTCAGTTTTGGGTTGATAATGTCTTTGTTGCCTCTTACTACTGATACATTGGTTAACTTGTTGTTTACATATTACACTAAAGGTGTTATGAAATAATTTGCTCCCCAGCTGGATGGTGTCGTCCCCTTTTAAAAACACGGAGTTTCCGGTTAGAGCTGGTCCGTCAGTTAAATAGAGACCAGTCGGAGCGTTATGGCAACAATGATCGAGGAAAACGGTCCTTCCACTCACGTATGTCACGTTTTACTCTGTTATTCAGCGTGTTACATGGTTACTCACGCTGTCCGTCGTGTTATAAAGATGGTAACACGGTTTAATTGAAACGTTTATCATCGTTAtcaaagctgcagctgcagccggTGGCTAACGCATTAGCTCgtttaaactgtgtttacatCATATTTCATTCAGCTGCTTCAGCTTTGCATCCAAATATCTACTTATGTGTAAAAGTTAGGAACAAAAACAGGTGTAGCATGTCAGGTTTCTGTTCAAACGTGTGCAAACTGttacaaatattgttgttttattgttattatattaaaatctggcctgtctctctgtccaggAGCAGTCTGATGTGTCCTCGTCGTCCCAGGCCAGGCAGAAGCTGGAGGGGCTCCTGAACAAGAACATGAGGATCCGCATGACGGACGGACGGACCCTGGTGGGGCTCTTCCTCTGCACAGACCGAGACTGCAACGTCATCCTGGGGTCAGCACAGGAGTTCCTCAAATCCACAGGTGGGTGAAGACAGTGTGTGATCACACAGCAGGACATGCCAACACCACACTCTTCATTCAGCCTTTAAGTTTCGTAAAGAAATCATTGAGGTTGGAGATTTGCGATGATGTCGAGATAACACGGTGagcaaaataatataaatgtgcaAGATCAGGAGTAACGGCACATTGCAAAAGTGTAAGAGTGTTCAGTTTTAGGTCGCTTTGCAAGGACCTCCACGAGTCTGCAGCAAGATCAGGTACCAGCCAGTCACTGAAGCGTAGAAAAGTTAACCTGCCTTCCACTCCAACATACTGTAGGTGAGATATATGGCGTCTCATAGTCAGAGATCTCATTATAGAGGACACGGTGAGTATTGTTGCTATCACCAGTAATAAAATGAGTCTCTAAAAGAAGTGTGGACACAATGGCAGGTCTGTAAGTTACATCGTCACAGTCCAGAACTCATCCTCTTCCTTCAAATCAAAGGGAACCTGGGTTTATTTCTATATAAAGAGACGCTCTGTTGACTTAGTTTGCCAGAAATGTTCCTGTTGtagtatttaaatataattgtaTCAATAAAATCATCGAGCCAGATGTCAGGATTCTTGTATTCTCttcaatgaaacaaataaataaaagtcactgACAGACGAGGGATTCATCTATACTTCTAGATCTTGAATTTTGTTTATCAGCCTAAATTTAACAAGAGACTGTTGCAATGCATAAACTATACCTGGTAAAAtacttccttttgttttgtggtttgatTTCATACCAGCTGTTCCACCACTGTAGTACGAGGTCTAGTGCTCTTTAAAGTTAAATGTGTGCATTGGTCAGGGACAGCATGTGTGGCTGAGTAAGTAACATATTAAGAGTGAAAGTTTTAGGATAAATTAACCATTATTTATCCTTTCCAGTGGTTTGTTGGACTTTTAGTTGAT
Above is a genomic segment from Larimichthys crocea isolate SSNF chromosome XIV, L_crocea_2.0, whole genome shotgun sequence containing:
- the naa38 gene encoding N-alpha-acetyltransferase 38, NatC auxiliary subunit — protein: MATMIEENGPSTHEQSDVSSSSQARQKLEGLLNKNMRIRMTDGRTLVGLFLCTDRDCNVILGSAQEFLKSTDTFSQGEPRVLGLAMIPGHHVVSIEVEADSLEDAQGFGAHH